One Salvia miltiorrhiza cultivar Shanhuang (shh) chromosome 6, IMPLAD_Smil_shh, whole genome shotgun sequence genomic window, GCCTAAGCCCATCCGCGGCTTATTCCTCACGGTATCCCTCTCTCCCGAGGAGGAGATACAAAGAGAAGAATTTGAATTATGGTGGATTCATGTGTGGGCATATTATATATGTTTTCATTgttcatatatatacatatacatacaaaatattttttgtatgtATATTTTGGAGAGTTGTTGTGATGGAGTTGTTGAACTGGAAAGATGGTCTGTGCTAGCGATAAAGGCTCcatttttcatgttgtttcatAGAGAGAAAGCTCCTTTAAATATATCcaagttattaattattattgggAAAAAATAGCCCATAGATTAACCACCAAATACTTGATAGTGTCTGCAAATTTTACTTtataaagaaaagcaaaaaaacaTGTAAAACAAGTTATTGCAACTTTTAGCGCTTTTTCACATGCGAACTGTTTTTTGACAACCACGTCAATTCTAATTTAACGATATTAGAAATAAGGATGGTAAAACGGGTTCGATTATAACCATAATTAAatcgaattttcaattaatttgtGAATTGATTTTCATCGATTCGATTCAATTTTCGGTTATCAAATTCTCTAAATTAATCGGTAACCGAtcgatatatttaattttaaaaattaaaattaaaatgttctttttatttcaaaatatatataatttcatgtttttatataagtattttttttgttctagCATAAATAACAAATTGGTGGAATAGACAAGAGTGTTATCGTTCttttaatcgaaaaatcgaTTTGATTATAAATTGATTATTAGCCCTAAATCTAATCAGATATCATACAAATGTGGTGTACTGGTGTAATCATGTGCAATTTGTTCTTAAGTTAACGAAAATAAATCATTTCACAGAGCTCCTTGACTATTCAAGGGCCAAATCTTAATGTCTACGACAGCACCGAATTGAAAAAATCAATTCATGAAGTTGAAACTCGATGAATTTTCAACTGATTCAGACCAAATAAATGTAGATCAACCAAACAAATCAAGAACCGATTTTCCTAAATAGGTGTTCAAAAACGTGATTTCTGGTGCTAAACACGCAGTCCATTAATAGAAGAAAACGCTTTCATTACAGTATGATGCAGCTCAAGACCATAACCCCTTCTCCACCGCCACAACCGCCGCCAGGCCTCAGATTGTTCCCCAGCGTCGCCGCCGCAGAAAGAACCCGCAAATTCCATCAGTTTCTCGTCCTCCTCCTCACATTCGCCGCCTACGCTGCTTTCCATGCTTCCCGCAAACCCCCCAGCATAGTTAAAGCGGTTTTCTCAGCCCCAGTTAATCAAACCCTAACCTCAAATGCCGCCCCCTCTCCGGTTTCCGATCACGATCCATCTCGATCCGCCTCGAATGGAACCGGGTGGGCCCCGTTCGACGGCCCGGACGGCCCGCACCGTCTCGGTGAGCTGGATCTCTCGTTCCTATTGGCCTACGCCATTGGCATGTATTTCGCGGGTCATTTGGGCGACACGGTTGATCTGAGAATTCTGTTAACTCTTGGGATGGTGGGGAGCGGCATCTTCGTGATGCTATTTGGGTTGGGGTATTTTCTTGATTTGCACTCTTTTAGCGCATTTGTGACGATTCAACTGTTGTGTGGGTTGTTTCAATCGATAGGGTGGCCGTGCGTGGTGGCGGTTGTGGGGAACTGGTTCGGTAAGGCGAAGAGAGGGTTGATCATGGGGGTTTGGAATTCTCATACCTCTGTGGGTAACATTATTGGCTCTGTAATTGCTTCGTCGGTGCTGGGCTTCGGATGGGGCTGGTCGTTTCTCCTACCGGGGTTTCTGATAATGGTTGTGGCGGTTTTCGTCTACTTGTTTCTTGTCGTGCATCCTGAAAACATTGGGTTTGAGGTGTCTGGAGAGGATGCAGAGTCGAATGTTGAGGGCGTGGCGTTGGTTGAGTCGGGGAAAGTCGAGAACGGGGATCTGATGGGAACCGAGGATGGTGAGGGTTTGGTTGCTATAGGTTTCTTGGATGCATGGAGGCTGCCAAATGTGGCATCTTTTGCATTTTGCTTGTTCTTCTCTAAGCTTGTGGCTTACACATTCTTGTATTGGTTGCCCTTTTACATTAGGAACACAGGTAATAATTgatcttttttttatttccctGTTAGATAGGAGAGTGTGTATTGCATATTTAATGGTTATTGAAAGTAGTTTTCAACATGCTCAAATGATGTGATTGCCATTTTACTTCATTTGGGTGTAAACTTCAAGTTTGACTGCTTAGATTTTTTGTGGAACATGTCTTAGAAGCTTCTAATTTCCTTTAGTCCTGAAAAGCTAATGGAATGTTTAGGATCATTCTTTCAGATATACTAGTACTAAACTTGTAGTTGAAAAGCTATTGCAGTGCCTAAATATTTTGTTTTGATGTTCAATTTTAAACTCTTCTGTATGAATATTTTCAGGATAGTCTTATATCTTTCTTGTTCTCAGCTAATATTATAGTATCTTCCAAAGATCAATTTCAAACTGGTTTTCTGATGGATTTATGTGTTTGGAGGCCGTTAATGCATAGTTACAAACCGACTTACCTAAGTATATAATCTTTATTCAAATCTCATGCAAGAA contains:
- the LOC130988145 gene encoding putative glycerol-3-phosphate transporter 5, whose amino-acid sequence is MMQLKTITPSPPPQPPPGLRLFPSVAAAERTRKFHQFLVLLLTFAAYAAFHASRKPPSIVKAVFSAPVNQTLTSNAAPSPVSDHDPSRSASNGTGWAPFDGPDGPHRLGELDLSFLLAYAIGMYFAGHLGDTVDLRILLTLGMVGSGIFVMLFGLGYFLDLHSFSAFVTIQLLCGLFQSIGWPCVVAVVGNWFGKAKRGLIMGVWNSHTSVGNIIGSVIASSVLGFGWGWSFLLPGFLIMVVAVFVYLFLVVHPENIGFEVSGEDAESNVEGVALVESGKVENGDLMGTEDGEGLVAIGFLDAWRLPNVASFAFCLFFSKLVAYTFLYWLPFYIRNTAVAGVHMSHKTAGILSTIFDIGGVFGGISAGYISDMIEARGATSVIFLLLSIPTLISYRLYGSISMFTNIALMFASGLLVNGPYSLITTAVAADLGTQSMISGSARALATVTAIIDGTGSVGAALGPLLAGYISTRGWNSVFFMLIVSISCAACLLIRVVRNEIKGKLNEGRWLWLSIIDRYS